The window CAAACTTGGCGGACAAGTAGCGGTGATTATTATTGCCAGGATGATTTCGTGCTCAACAGTAACGCAACCATCGAATCTTTCGCTTGTTGGGGTATGATAGAGGTTGATATGGTCGAACCCTTTTACTTAGCTCTATTCACCGACAACTACGGTCGTCCCGGCGCACGAATCTGGGAAACCACTATCTACGAATACGAACTTACACCCGCCGGAGATAATTATAGGATAGACATGCCTCTTCCCGAGCCGCTGATAATTGATACCGGGATATATTGGGTCGAGTTCTATTACACGGGGTTTCTATGGTGGTGGTGCGCGGGTGCCGACGGCAACATGTACCAGGATGGAGTAGACACCGGTTACGACGCCTTCTTCGGTGTCTACGGCAATTACACCCCCGCCGTGGAAGAGACCTCCTGGGGCGCGGTTAAAGCCTTGAACCGTTGACCTCCCCGCTCCACGACACTGATTACGCCGACGTATAAGCGGACCGACCTGAACGGCGCGCCGTCGGTCTGCCCCTACGAGTTTTACATAGTTCAATGTCGTAAAAAAAACCTCCCGCGGGAGGTTTTTCGTTAAAAGTGGATGCCGCCCCGGCTCTAGGCCATATCCAGAATCGGCTTGAACGCGGCCAGCAGCGCCTTGGTGGCCGGGGAATCGGGCAGGCTCAAGACCATGGGCTTGCCCGAGTCGCCGACCTCGACCGCCCTGGGGTCCAGCGGCACGCTGCCGAGGAAGGGGACGTCTAATTCCCCGGCCAGCTTCTCGCCGCCACCGCGCTTGAAGAGGTCGATGTTCCCGCCGCAGTGGGGACAGACCAGCCCGGCCATGTTCTCGATGACCCCGACGACGGTCATGCCGACCTTGCGGGCGAAGCCGATACTCCGGCGCACGTCGTCGGTGGAGAGCATCTGGGGCGTGGTCACCAGGAGCCCCTGGGCCCCGATGACGGTCTGGGCGATGGAGAGCGGCTCGTCGCCGGTCCCGGGGGGCGAGTCGATGATGAGCCAGTCGAGGTCGAACTCTTCCCCGTCATCCTCCCCCCACCGGGTGTTGCCGATGAGCTGGTTGATGACGCCCATCTTCAGCGGACCGCGCCATATCATGGCCTGGTCGGCGTCGGGAATCAAGAGGCCGATGGAGACGACCTTCACCCCGCCCGGGCCGACGAGGGGGACCGCCCGGTCGCCGTCCACGTCCAGGAGCCTCCCGGCGAGGCCCATGAGGGTGGGGATGGAGGGGCCGTGGAAATCTATGTCCAACAGGCCGACGCGGTGACCCGCCAGGCCGAGTGTCACGGCCAGGTTCGCCGCCACGGTGGACTTGCCGACGCCGCCCTTTCCGCTGAAGACCAGGAGCTTGCGCTTTATCCGGTCCAGGCTGCGGTTGACGGCCACCCGGAGCGTCCACTGCTTCTCGTCCTCGCCCTTGCGTCTTTCATCGCGGGGCGATAGTTTTTTTTCGTCCATCGTACTATGCCCTCCATGAAGCAGTCATATCGTGAACAATAATACGATAATTTTATCAAGATACTCAAGAAGACTCATTCTTACCCCTCCAAAAATCCACCGCCCGTTTCCGCCCG is drawn from bacterium and contains these coding sequences:
- a CDS encoding Mrp/NBP35 family ATP-binding protein: MDEKKLSPRDERRKGEDEKQWTLRVAVNRSLDRIKRKLLVFSGKGGVGKSTVAANLAVTLGLAGHRVGLLDIDFHGPSIPTLMGLAGRLLDVDGDRAVPLVGPGGVKVVSIGLLIPDADQAMIWRGPLKMGVINQLIGNTRWGEDDGEEFDLDWLIIDSPPGTGDEPLSIAQTVIGAQGLLVTTPQMLSTDDVRRSIGFARKVGMTVVGVIENMAGLVCPHCGGNIDLFKRGGGEKLAGELDVPFLGSVPLDPRAVEVGDSGKPMVLSLPDSPATKALLAAFKPILDMA